From one Candidatus Parcubacteria bacterium genomic stretch:
- a CDS encoding PadR family transcriptional regulator, with protein sequence MHEESLEQKRSQMRKGLLEFCILLVISEDRTYSTDILKKLKETDLLVVEGTLYPLLSRLKSQGLVEYDWEESKSGPPRKYYGLTKKGKETLAELKKTWKGLSASLSSLTN encoded by the coding sequence ATGCACGAAGAATCCCTGGAACAAAAACGCTCGCAGATGCGCAAAGGACTGTTGGAGTTTTGCATCCTACTCGTCATCTCCGAAGACCGTACGTACTCGACGGACATCCTCAAGAAACTAAAAGAAACAGACCTCCTAGTGGTGGAGGGTACGCTCTATCCCCTGCTCTCCCGCCTCAAGAGCCAAGGGCTAGTGGAGTATGACTGGGAAGAATCCAAATCGGGTCCACCGCGGAAATACTACGGACTCACCAAGAAAGGAAAAGAGACACTCGCGGAACTCAAGAAGACCTGGAAGGGATTATCAGCCTCGCTCAGCTCGCTAACGAATTAA